The sequence CCGCGCCCCGCGACTGTCCGCCCGAACGGCCCCCGCCCGGGTCGCCGGTGTCCTTGCCCCGCCCGCCCCGCTCTATTCCCCGTTCCGCCCCCGGCGGAAAAGCATGGCGCCACCACGGATTTTCCGCTTCCCTTACGACGACTGCTTCTACGTTGTACGTGGGACTGCGCGAACACCCTCCCGGTGTTTACGTAGGGGGGAGACGTCACGGCCCGCGCCCCTGACGCGCTCCCCGCGCCCAGCGGAACTCCCCCGGAGGTGTGCGCCATGCAGGACGCCGCGTCGCGGCTCACCGACCTCGCCCAGGAACTGCTCGGGTCCCCGCTCCCGGTCCGGGTACGGGCCTGGGACGGCAGTGAGGCGGGTCCGCCGGGCGCCCCCGTCGTCGTCGTACGCCACCGCCGGGCCCTGCGCCGCCTGCTCTTCAAGCCGGGCGAACTCGGCCTCGTGCGGGGCTGGGTGTCCGGGGAACTGGCGGTCGACGGCGACCTCTACGAGGTGCTCGACCGGCTCTCCTCGATCGTGTGGGACCGGGGCGAGGACGACACCGCCCCGAAGAGCCTGTTCCAGGCCGTGCGCCGCCCCGAGGTCCGCACCGCGGGCCGCGCCCTCCTGCGCCTCGCGGGCCCCGGCCTGCCGCCGCCCCCGCCGCCCGAGGAGATCCGCCGCCCCGGCCGCGGCCACCTCCACACCAAGGGCAGCGACCGCAAGGCGATCAGCCACCACTACGACGTCGGCAACCCCTTCTACGAGCTGGTCCTCGGCCCCTCGATGGTCTACTCCTGCGCCTACTGGACCGAGGGCGGGACGCTGGAGCAGGCCCAGCGCGACAAGCTCGACCTCATCGCCACGAAGCTCGACCTGCGCCCCGGGCAGCGGCTCCTCGACGTCGGCTGCGGCTGGGGCTCGATGGCGCTGCACGCGGCGCGCGAGTACGGGGTCGAGGTCGTCGGCGTCACGCTCTCGCGCGAGCAGGCCGCGTACGCCCGCAAACGGGTCGCCGAGGAGGGCCTCGGCGACAAGGTCGAGATCCGCGTGCAGGACTACCGCGACGTCCGCGACGGCCCCTTCGACGCGATCTCGTCGATCGGCATGGCGGAGCACGTCGGCTCGGCGCGGTACGAGGAGTACGCGCACGACCTCTACGCCCTCCTCAGGCCCGGCGGACGCCTCCTCAACCACCAGATCGCCCGCCGCCCGCTCCGCGACGAGGCCGCGTACACGATCGACGAGTTCATCGACGCGTACGTCTTCCCGGACGGCGAGCTGGCCCCGGTCGGGACGACGGTCTCGCTCCTGGAGCGGGCCGGTTTCGAGGTGCGGGACGTCGAGGCGCTGCGCGAGCACTACGACCGGACGCTGCGGGCCTGGGTGAGCAACCTGGAGACGCACTGGGAGGAGGCCGTCCGGCTCACCTCGCCGGGACGGGCCCGGGTGTGGCGCCTGTACATGGCGGCCTCGGCGCTCTCCTTCGCGCGCAACCGCATCGGCGTCAACCAGGTGCTCGCGGTCCGCACCCCGGAGGCGGGCGAATCCGGGCTGCCGCCCCGCCCCCGTACCTGGCACAACTGACCCGGCCCGGGGCCCGGCACAACTGCCCAGGAACCAACCCGTACCGGACCGGAACCACGACCGCCCCGCGGACCGTCTTGACCGACGCGCACGCGGGGCGGTCGCCGCGTGGCCGCCCGTGGAAGGGCCCGCGCGCGGAGTCTCAAGGAGAGGACAGTGAATTCCCGTCATTTACCGCCGCACCCGGAGAAGGTCGGCGGCGGGCAAATCCCTGCCCCGAGATCTGACGGAGCGTCAGGCAGCAATAAAATAAGACAGGATGCAGTCTCCGTTCGCCCGTGCGGACGGAGCGCCCCCGATAGGCTGCGAGACGGCAACGGGGTGCATGGCCCGCCCGGATGGTGGAATGCAGACACGGCGAGCTTAAACCTCGCTGCCCCTCTCGGGGCGTACCGGTTCGAGTCCGGTTCCGGGCACCACCCCCTCCGCCGCGCTGACCTGGGGAAACAACACTCTTTCGGCTGATCTCCGGCGGCGGCGGGAACACCGCGGGAACACATCAGCCGCATTCAGGCATGGCGAGCGTGCAACCCCCAAAGGACACGCGGCGCGAAGCGGCGCCCGGCGGGTGTCCGTGTCCGGTGGCGCGGTTCTCAGAACTTCTCCGCCGCCTCCGTCGCGGCCTTCGCCGCCGACTCGATCAGCTTGATGCCCGATTCCAGAGAGCGCTGGTCGTCGCTCAGGACCGCGAGGAGCAGGTGGCGGCCCTCGTGGGTGACCACGCCGATGCTGTTGACCACCCACAGGCCCGTCGCGCTGCGCGGCATCCAGCCGTTCTTCAACCGGGTCGGCGCGTCCTTGTCCGCCCCCGCGGAGACGCCCCAGTCCTGACCCGTCACCACGCTCCCCATCAGGTCCGCCACGTACGCGCGGGAGCTTGCCGTCAGGGGGGAGTCCGAGGACGTCAGGGCATCGAGCAGGCGGAGCTGGTCGGCCGCCGTCGTCTGCGTCAGGCCCCAGTGGCCTTGCGTGCCCGGCGCTGTCTCGCGCAGGCCCAGGCGTTCGATCCCGGCCGCGTAGCCGGAGGTGGCGCCGATCCGGGTCCACAGCGTGTCGGCGGCATCGTTGTCACTTCTGGTGATCATGAGCTTCGCCGTCGCGCGTTCCGAGGCGGAGAGCGAACGGTACTGGTCCTGAGCCTGGAGCAACAGGGTCGCGAGGATGGCCGCCTTCGCGATGCTCGCCGTGGCGTACGCGTGCTTCGCGGAGCCGTAGCCGGCCGTGACGGTGCCGCCCTCCGCCATCACGGCCACCGAGAAGTGACCGGTGGCCGAGGAGGCGACCGGGCGCAACGCCTCGTCGAGCACGCGGTCCGGATCGGGCGCGGCGGAGTTCGGCGGCGGACTCGCGGAGGCGCTGGGCGCAGGGCTCGCGGACGCGCTGGGGACGGGGCTCGCGGACGCGGTCCGTGCGGAGCCGGCCGGGAGGGCGTCTCCCGCGCCGTCGTCGGCGGTGCCACCGCCCGTGGTGGAGACGCACGCGGGGACGAGGCACAGCGCGAGGGCCGCCGGGAGTACGCGGCCGAGCGGGATCCGCCCGGATAAGCCGGGTGAGCGGCGGGATGGAGGGGGCACCCGAGAAGTGAACACACCCGCTCGTATGGCGAACGTAAGTACGAATAGAGGTCGGGCGGTGCCGACCCGCACCGGACGTCGTGCCGCCCGGCACGCGCCGGGGCCCGCCCCCGCGTGAAGCGGAGGCGGGCCCCGTACCCGTAGGACTCCCCGGGGCGTCAGCCGAAGCTGGCCGCGATGCGGTCGCCCACCGACGGGTCGATGTTGCGCCAGTACTCGAAGGCCCGTTCGCGGACCTTCACCGAGACGCCGTTGTCGAGGTGGCGGGTCACGTTGCCGACGAGGCGCTCGCGCTGGGCGTCGTCCATGACCTCGCGCACGAGCGTGCCCGGCTGCGAGAAGTCGTCGTCGTCCTGGTGGAGCGTGTACGCCGAGCGGACGATCTCGGCGGAGTCGACGAGCCACCCGGCCGGCTTGTTCCAGCGCTCCTCGTCGGCGCTCGGGCCGCCGTAGGAGTTGGGGGCGTACGGGCGCGCCACGTTCGGCTCGAAGTACCGCATCGCGCCGTCCTTCGCGTACGAGCGGACCTCGTTGATCGTGCGGTTGGGCGGGAGCTGCGTGTAGTTCGTCCCGACGCGGTACCGGTGGGTGTCCGCGTAGCTGAACAGCCGCGCCTGGAGCATCTTGTCCGGCGAGGGGCCGATGCCCGGGACGAGGTCCGAGGGGTCGAAGGCGGCCTGCTCGATGTGCGTGAAGAAGTCCGTGGGGTTGGTGTGCAGCGTCATCCGCCCGACCTCGATGAGCGGGTAGTCGCTGTGCGGCACGGTCTTCGTCACGTCGAAGATGTTGTACCGGTACGAGGCGGCGTCCTCGTAGGGGATCGTCTGCACGTACAGCGTCCACGAGGGCGCCTCGCCGCGCTCGATCGCGTCGTAGAGGTCGCGCCGGTGGTGGTCGGCGTCCTCCCCGGCCATCGCGGCGGCCTCCATGTCGGTCAGGTGGTCGACGCCCTGGTCCGAGTGGAAGTGGTACTTCACCCAGGTCCGCTGCCCGGCCCCGTTGATCCACAGGTACGTGTGCGAGCCGTAGCCGTTCATGTTGCGGTACGTCTTCGGGATGCCCCGGTCGCCCATGAGGTACGTGACCTGGTGCGCCGACTCCGGGGACAGCGTCCAGTAGTCCCACTGCATGTCGTTGTCCCGCAGCGCGCTCGGGATCGTCCGCTTCTGCGAGCGGATGAAGTCCTGGAACTTGCTCGGGTCGCGCATGAAGAAGATCGGCGTGTTGTTCCCGACGAGGTCGTACACGCCCTCCTGCGTGTAGAACTTCAGCGCGAAACCGCGCGGGTCGCGCCACGTGTCGGGCGAGCCCTGCTCCCCGGCGACGGTCGAGAAGCGGGCGAGCATCTTCGTGCGCCGCCCCGGCTGGAAGAGGTCGGCGCGGGTGAACTGCGAGACGTCGTTGGTGACCTCGAAGGTCCCGTAGGCGCCGCTGCCCTTCGCGTGCACGACCCGCTCGGGGACCCGCTCCCTGTTGAACTGCGCCATCTTCTCGATGAGGTAGTTGTCCTGGAGCAGGATCGGTCCGTCGGGGCCGACCGAGAGCGAGTACTGGTCGCTCTCGACCGGGATACCGGTGTTGTTGGTGGAGATCGGGTCGGCCACTGCGGGTCTCCTTCGCGCGTCGCGGCGGGGCGCGGCGGACGGGGTCCGCGTGCGCGCCCCTGGTGCGGGAGCCGCTCGGGGTGCCTGGCGGGTCCCGGCCTCACACCTCACGCGGTGTGAGCGACCGGGTTCGCTCGGTACGGCTCCCGCTCAGCCTCGGGCGGCGCGCCGGGGGCGGCAACCCGGGGCCGGGAGCGCCTTCACCCGCTCGGGTGAGAAGCGGCGCGGAAGGACGACGGCCGGGGGCGGGGGCGGGGGACACTGCGGGTTTCCCGCCCCCGCCCGCCCCCGCCCCGCCCCCGGGGAGCCGCGCCTTCCCCCGAGGAGTCCCCCGTGCCCCGTACCGCCGCGCTCCTGCTCTGCGCACTCCTCGCCGCGCCCGCCCTCACCGGCTGCGGGGGTACGGGAGCGCCGCGCGCCGGGCTCTACGCGGCCGACGACGAGGCCGCGCCCGCGTCCCCCGCGCCGCTCGCCTCGCTCCCAGCGCTCTCGCGGCCGGCCGTCTCGCTCCCGTCCCTCGCGCTCCCGCTCCCGTCCGGCACCCCCGTGCCCGCTCTCGGCCGCCGCGTCCTCGCGACGGTCCGCAGCGGCCGGGACCGCTTCCTCGTGTACGTGGCGGGGGACGGGCGCTGCGGCGTCGTGGGGCGGCGTACGGGCTCGGCGCGGCCCCTCGTCGACCTGCGCACCGAGATCCCGCCCGCCGACGAGCCCGTCGAGTACCCGCTCGGCCCCTCCGCGCGCACCCCCCGGGGGCCGGTCTTCGCGGAGATCTGGTGCGGGCGCGCGACGGTGCTCGTGCGGTACGGCCTCGGGCCGGGCGCGGGGCGGACGCGGGTCACGGGCGAGGCGGACGCGGCGCTGGGGCCGGGGCACACGGTGATCGCGGCGGTGGGGAGCCCCGAGGTGCGCGCTGAACTGCTGCGGACGGCGCGGGAGTGAGCGGGAACACCCGCCGCGGACGGCTCGTTCTCCTGCCGGGGGAGGAAAGATCCTCCCCAAGCACTAGAGTCTTCCTTTTGCCTAAGCATTACTCTGGAGCGCAAGGCCACACAGGGTGGCCATGGAGGAGTGAGATGAGGAGCAGCAACCCGGTCTTCTCGCGACGGGGCTTCAGCCGCGACAACGGTTCCGCGGGCTTCAACGCCGCGCCGCAGGCCGGGGGAGCAGCAGTCGGGACCGCCCCGGGCCCGGTCACGGGGAACCCGTACGCGGACGCCCCGGCGACCGATCCGTACGCGAACAACCCCTACGCGCAGGCGGACGTCCAGTACGGCGTCCCGCAGGCCCCGCCCACCGCCGACCGCATGACGATGGACGACGTCGTCACCCGCACGGCGGGCACCCTCGGCACGCTCATCGTCTTCGCGGCGCTCGCGTGGGCGGTGCTGCCCGTCGACGAGGCGAACCTCGGCAAGTCCTACGGCATCGCGATCGGCGCGGGGCTCGTGGCGATGGTCCTGGGGCTCGTGCAGTCCTTCAAGCGCAAGGCCAGCCCGGCGCTGATCCTCACGTACGCGGCGCTCGAGGGCGTCTTCCTCGGCGTCGTGAGCAACGTCGTGGACACGCACATCGCCGACGGCGCGGCCATGCAGGCCGTCATCGGCACGATGGCGACGTTCGTCGCCGTCCTCGTGGCGTACCGGACGGGCCTGATCCGGGTCAACCGGCGCTTCGTGGGCTTCGTGATGGCCGCCGCGATGGGCTTCGTGCTCCTGATGGCGGTCAACCTGCTCTTCGCCGCCTTCGGCGGCGGTGACGGCCTCGGCTTCCGCAGCGGCGGCCTCGGCATCCTCTTCGGGATCATCGGCATCGTGCTCGGCGCGCTCTTCCTCGCGCTGGACTTCAAGCAGGTCGAGGACGGCATCCGCTACGGGGCGCCGAAGCAGGAGTCGTGGCTGGCGGCGTTCGGGCTGACGCTGACGCTCGTGTGGATCTACATGGAGTTCCTGCGGCTGATCGCGATTCTCCAGGGCAACGACTGACCGCCTTCGGCGGGGCGGGAGGGGCTGTCACCTTGCGGGGTGGCGGCCCCTTCCGCGTCTTCCTGGGGCTCCGCCCCAGACCCCGCTCCTCAAGCGCCGGAGGGGCTGGATCTTATGCCCGGGGCGCTCGGTCAGAGTCCTGCCTCGGTGCGCGCCTCGGAAACGAGGGCTGTCGCCTCTTCGGTTTCTCCGGGGGTGCGCAGGACCTGTGCGAGGTCGTGGGCCGCGACCGTCAGTTGGTCGGAGACGGCGAACATGCCGGCGTCCGGCATCACGCGGGGCTCGGTACCGGGTTCCTCGCGCTCCTGGGCGCGGGCGGCCAGCTCCTGGGCCAGGGCGAGGGCGCGGGCCGCCGCGCCGCGCTGGAGGCGGCTCTGGGGGGCGGCGCGCAGGCGGTCGGCG comes from Streptomyces sp. Tu6071 and encodes:
- a CDS encoding SAM-dependent methyltransferase; this encodes MQDAASRLTDLAQELLGSPLPVRVRAWDGSEAGPPGAPVVVVRHRRALRRLLFKPGELGLVRGWVSGELAVDGDLYEVLDRLSSIVWDRGEDDTAPKSLFQAVRRPEVRTAGRALLRLAGPGLPPPPPPEEIRRPGRGHLHTKGSDRKAISHHYDVGNPFYELVLGPSMVYSCAYWTEGGTLEQAQRDKLDLIATKLDLRPGQRLLDVGCGWGSMALHAAREYGVEVVGVTLSREQAAYARKRVAEEGLGDKVEIRVQDYRDVRDGPFDAISSIGMAEHVGSARYEEYAHDLYALLRPGGRLLNHQIARRPLRDEAAYTIDEFIDAYVFPDGELAPVGTTVSLLERAGFEVRDVEALREHYDRTLRAWVSNLETHWEEAVRLTSPGRARVWRLYMAASALSFARNRIGVNQVLAVRTPEAGESGLPPRPRTWHN
- a CDS encoding serine hydrolase, which codes for MLDEALRPVASSATGHFSVAVMAEGGTVTAGYGSAKHAYATASIAKAAILATLLLQAQDQYRSLSASERATAKLMITRSDNDAADTLWTRIGATSGYAAGIERLGLRETAPGTQGHWGLTQTTAADQLRLLDALTSSDSPLTASSRAYVADLMGSVVTGQDWGVSAGADKDAPTRLKNGWMPRSATGLWVVNSIGVVTHEGRHLLLAVLSDDQRSLESGIKLIESAAKAATEAAEKF
- a CDS encoding catalase, which codes for MADPISTNNTGIPVESDQYSLSVGPDGPILLQDNYLIEKMAQFNRERVPERVVHAKGSGAYGTFEVTNDVSQFTRADLFQPGRRTKMLARFSTVAGEQGSPDTWRDPRGFALKFYTQEGVYDLVGNNTPIFFMRDPSKFQDFIRSQKRTIPSALRDNDMQWDYWTLSPESAHQVTYLMGDRGIPKTYRNMNGYGSHTYLWINGAGQRTWVKYHFHSDQGVDHLTDMEAAAMAGEDADHHRRDLYDAIERGEAPSWTLYVQTIPYEDAASYRYNIFDVTKTVPHSDYPLIEVGRMTLHTNPTDFFTHIEQAAFDPSDLVPGIGPSPDKMLQARLFSYADTHRYRVGTNYTQLPPNRTINEVRSYAKDGAMRYFEPNVARPYAPNSYGGPSADEERWNKPAGWLVDSAEIVRSAYTLHQDDDDFSQPGTLVREVMDDAQRERLVGNVTRHLDNGVSVKVRERAFEYWRNIDPSVGDRIAASFG
- a CDS encoding Bax inhibitor-1/YccA family protein, with product MRSSNPVFSRRGFSRDNGSAGFNAAPQAGGAAVGTAPGPVTGNPYADAPATDPYANNPYAQADVQYGVPQAPPTADRMTMDDVVTRTAGTLGTLIVFAALAWAVLPVDEANLGKSYGIAIGAGLVAMVLGLVQSFKRKASPALILTYAALEGVFLGVVSNVVDTHIADGAAMQAVIGTMATFVAVLVAYRTGLIRVNRRFVGFVMAAAMGFVLLMAVNLLFAAFGGGDGLGFRSGGLGILFGIIGIVLGALFLALDFKQVEDGIRYGAPKQESWLAAFGLTLTLVWIYMEFLRLIAILQGND